In Candidatus Zymogenus saltonus, the genomic window GGCGATTATTATCAGCGACATGGCCCGTTCCCGGATGTTCTTCCCGTGGAGGTAGGCTATGCCGTATTCGGTCACCACGTAGTGGATGTCGCCCCTGTTTAAGGTCACCCCCTCCCCCTCCTTGAGGTAGGGGATAATCCTCGATACCTTCCCCCCCTCCGCCGTCGACTGGAGCGACAGTATCGTCTTTCCGCCCGGGGCCAGAACGGCCCCGCGCATGAAGTCCGCCTGGCCCCCTATCCCGCTGTAGAAGGTGTGGCCTATCGACTCGGCCGTCGCCTGGCCCGTAAGGTCGATCTTGAGGGCGCTGTTTATGGCGGTCATGTTCCTGTTCTCGGAGATGATGAGGGGATTGTTCGTATAATCGACGGCCCGAAATTCTATTCCCGGGTTGTCGTGGATAAAATCGTAGGTCTCCTTTTTGCCCATGCAGAAGGTGGCGGTCGTCTTGCCCCGGTTGATGTTCTTCATGGAGTTGTCGATCACACCCTTTTTCATCAGGTTAGCGATGCCGTCGCTCAGAAGCTCTGTGTGAACGCCGAGGTGCTTTTTGTTTTCGAGATTCTCAATGATGGCGTTGGGGAGGCTGCCGTATCCCACCTGTATCGTGTCGCCGTCGTTTATTATCCTGGCGACGTATTTGCCTACCTTCTTTGCTATCTCCCCCGGGACCTCGTCCTCGTATTCCATCAGCGGCTCGTCCTTCATGACGATAAAGTCAACCTCCTCGATATGGATGAAACCGTCGCCGTGGACCCTCGGCATGTGGGAGTTGACCTGCGATATCACGACGGAGGCGCTCTTGGCGGCCGCCTTGACGATGTCGAGGCTTACGCCGAGGCTCATGTATCCGTGGGTGTCGGGGGGCGATGTCTGGATCATGGCTACGTCGACCTGGATCATCCTCTTGTTCAGAAGCTCCGGGACCTCCGAGAGAAATATGGGGGTGTAGTCCGCCACCCCCTCGTTTACGGCCTCTCTGGTGTTGTGGCCGATAAAGAAGGAGTTGTGCCTGAAATTGTACTTGAACTTTTCGCCGGCGTAGGGGGCCACCCCCAGCGTCCAGACATGATAGACCTCGGCGTCGATAACCGCCTTCGGATGGGCCTCGACGTACTTGATCAGGGCGGACACCAGGTACTGCGGCTCCCCGCATGCGGTGCTTATAAATATCCTGTCGCCCCGATGGATATGACCGAATATGTCCTCCTCCGAAACGAATTTCTCGGGATATTTTTTCTTCATTTTCTCGATATCCCCGATATTTTTGTCCGTGCCGTCTCTCTTCATCTTTGCCCCTCCTTTTGGAGTCACTCGTTTGAATGGTACTATATTTTTTCTTTGTCGGCCTTTCCGAGCCACCCGTCCACCGCATCCTCCCTGACGTCGAATCTCGGCACATAGGGCTTGATGTCCAGAAGCGGCGTCCCGTCGAGGATGTCCACCTCGCACACCTCGAGGACGTTTTTATCGACGCTCAAGAGCCTGACCACCGATATCCCTATCGGATTCGGCCTGTCGTAGTGCCTGATCGAAAATATCCCCCTCTCTACATCGTCGAGGAAGGGCTTTTTCAGAGGCGTCCAGCCGCGGCTCCTGTGGAAGTGGTATATCAGGATGAGGTGGGAGAATCCTTCGACGTCTTTGAGTCCCCCGGCATACTCCGGAAATAGTTCGACCCGTCCCATGCTCTCCGGGGCGAACACCCCCTGTATCGGGGCATCGCCTTTGTCCTTCAGGGAGGTGGATATCCTCCCGATCGGTCTGTAGACAATCTCCATAAGGATTGTGACGCTCCTTTAAAAAAACAGGGGGTCGTTGCAAACAGTATGGGGCAAACTGAATTCCCTATACCTGTTTAAATGACTTTGACCATGAAGCTCCCCGATCCCCTTGGAAACTGCGGGGGTGGCGGGACAGTATATATAATGGCTAATGGCTAATGACCCTGCCCGAGAAGGTTTAGGCCCACGACCCCCACGATGATAAGCATGATCGATACGACCTTCAATGCCCCCAGCGACTCATCGAAGAGGAGATACCCGAAGACGGAGATGACAGCGGTCCCCAGCCCCGACCATATGGCATAGGCGATGCTGACCTCGATCTTCCTGATGCACAGCGCCAGGAAGATGAAGCTCAGGGCGTACAAGATTCCCATCGACACGGTCGGGATCACCTTGGAAAGCCCGTCGGAGAGCTTCAGGAAGATCGTCCCCGCGACTTCCGTTATGATCGCGATAAACAGGTAAACCCAGCTCAAGATTTCCCCCAAACAGCTAAAGTTGGTTCTTGCCGATTATGCGACCGAATACAATTTAAGATAACGAAGCCTAACCGGCAAACGGTGATTTACTTTTCATTATTGAGACGTTAATAGAATCGCAGAAAAACGGCCTTGTGTCCACTCTTTTTTTCCCGGCGGCATCCGTTTCAAAAAGCCTCTTTTTTGTCTCCACATGCATTAGGTGAGATGATCGTATTCGCTTCCCTTCCGAATGTTCCATAATTTGTTTGACATCGCCTCTCCCATTAAATAGAATTATAAATTTGTAAAACTAAAATGGAACCGCGGGAAAGGGCGGACGGCCCCCTATTACAATTATCCTATTAATATTATGATTTTACCAGAAACGGGACAAAAAATCATCCTCCATATAGTCACGAGCCTCTTCGCAGGCGGGGCGCAGATGATGTTATTCAAGCTTTTGAGCGCCAGTCGGGATGACGGCTTCAGGCCCGTGGTCATCTCCCTTATGGGGGAAGACGACCTCGGAGGCGAGATCGAGACGATGGGCGTTCCCATCTTTACGATGGGGATGAGGCGCGGGAGGCCCACCCCGGCTTCTTTTTGCCGCCTCGTCAAGACGATGAGGCGGATAAAGCCCGACCTGATTCAGGGGTGGATGTATCACGGGAACTTTGCGGCCTCGCTCGCGGCGAGATTCCTGAAAGGGAGAGTCCCGGTTCTCTGGAATATAAGACAGTCGGTCTACGGCTTTGAGGCGGAAAAGCGGCTCACCGCATTTCTCATCCGCTTCGGGGCGCGCCTTGCCGGCTCCACGGCCGGAATTGTATATAACTCCATCGTTGGAGCCGAGCACCACGAGTCTCTCGGCTACCCGGTTAAGAAGAGGATCTACATACCGAACGGATTCGACTGCGAAAGGTTCAGTCCCTCAAGCTCGGCGAGGGGAAGGCTCATAAAGGAGCTTGGGCTTAACGGGGATGAGGTGCTGATCGGTTTCGTCTCCCGCTACCACCCGATGAAGGATCACGGGAATTTCCTCAAGGCGGCGTCGATCCTGGGAAAAAAGACCGAAAAGACCCATTTCGTGCTGGTGGGAAGGGACATGACGATGGAAAACGGCGGGCTCGCCGCGATGGTGAAAAACACGGGTATACCGGAGAGGATTCACCTTCTGGGCTTCAGGAGGGAGATCCCGGAGATAACCGCCGGGCTCGACATCGCGACGACCTCGTCTTTCACCGAGGCCTCCCCGAACGTTATCGGGGAGGCGATGGCGTCGGGGGTGCCCTGCGTCGTCACCGACGTGGGAGATTCGAGAGACCTCGTCGGAGACACCGGGAGGGTCGTCCCCCCGAAGGACCCGGAGGCGCTGGCCGGAGGCTGGCTTGATCTGATTAAGATGGGGGTGAAGGGGAGAAAAAGGCTGGGCGCCGCCGCCAGGGAGCGGATTGTGGAGCGGTTCTCCATCGCCGCGGTCGCCGAGCAATATCGGCTAATGTATACGGAAGTGCTGGCCGGGCGGCAGGGCCGTTGATCATTAAAGACTTGGCTTGATATTTAAGGATTTAAATATATGTGCGGAATAGCCGGCATGCTGAAAAAGGGATTGACGACCGACGAGGCCGAATCGATCCTCGAGAGGATGGGCAATACAATGATCCACCGGGGCCCTGATGACTCCGGGGTCTGGGCCGATGTGAAGGCGGGGATCGGCTTTTCCTACAGGCGGCTTGCCATCATAGATTTGTCGATGGAGGGGCACCAGCCGATGATCTCGAAGAACGGCAGGCACCTCATCTCCTACAACGGCGAGATATACAATTTTAACGAGATAAGAAAAGACCTCGAAGAAGAGGGACTTGTGTCCGGGTGGCGGGGCCACTCCGACACCGAGGTAATGCTCGAGGCGATAAGTGCCTGGGGCATCGAGGCCGCCGTCTCCAGGTTCGTCGGGATGTTCGCCTTTGCCCTCTGGGACAGGAGCGAGAGGGCCCTGCACCTCGTTAGGGACAGGCTCGGGATAAAGCCCCTTTATTACGGCAGGATGGGAAAGGCCTTCCTCTTCGGGTCGGAGATGAGCGCCCTTAAAGTCCACCCGGACTTTCGCGGCGAGATCGACAGGGACGTTTTGTCCCTCTACCTAAAGCGAAACTCCGTCCCCTCGCCCTACTCGATCTACAAGGGTGTGAAAAAGCTCCCCCCGGGGGCAATCCTGACAATTAAAGACTCCTGGGAGGTCGATCGGGAGGAGCCGACGCCCCGCCATTACTGGAATCCTAAGGAGATAGCGGAGGAGGGATACAGAAACCAGTTTGCCGGAGACGAAAAGGAGGCGGTCGACGCCTTGGAGGAGATCCTCGGCATTGCTGTGAAACTCAGGATGATCGCGGACGTGCCGCTCGGAGTCTTTCTCTCCGGCGGGGTGGACTCCTCTACGGTCACGGCGCTGATGCAAAAAAACTCCACGAGGCCGATAAAGACCTTTACCATAGGCTTTCACGAGGCCGCCTATAACGAGGCGGTTGACGCAAAGGCGGTCGCCGAGCACCTCGGAACAGAGCACACGGAGCTTTACCTTGACCCCAAGGACGCCCTCGATGTGATACCGAGGCTTCCCATGCTCTACGACGAGCCCTTTTCCGACTCCTCACAGATACCAACGTTCCTCGTCTCGAAGATGGCAAGGGAGCACGTTACGGTCTGCCTCTCCGGGGACGGGGGGGACGAGCTCTTCGGGGGCTACAACCGCCACTTCTGGGCGCCGAGGCTCTGGAGGAGGCTGGGGTGGATGCCCGCCGGGGTAAGGAGGGGGCTGGCAGGGCTCCTCGAAAGGCCCTCCCCCGTCGCGTGGGACTCCCTGTCGAGTCGGCTTGATTTTATCATTCCTAAGGGATTGAAGCAGAGAAATCTTGGCGACAAGGTCCAGAAGCTTACAACGGTCATGGGTGCCGAGGATAAATACGATATCTACAGGAGGCTGGTCACGCACTGGGACGAATCAACGTCGGTCGTTCCGAACTCCAAGGAGCTGCCATCCATCACGTCCGACAAAAAACTCTGGGCCGATATAGACGACTTTTCGCTCATGATGATGTACCTCGACATGGTGAGCTACCTCCCGGACGACATACTGACGAAGGTGGATCGGGCCAGCATGGGCGTAAGCCTCGAGGCGAGGGTACCCATAATAGACCACCGGGTCGTGGAGTTCTCCTCAAGCCTCCCCCTTTCCATGAAGATCAAGGGCGGCCGGGGGAAGTGGCTTTTGAGGCAACTCCTCTACAGATATGTCCCGAAGGAGATCATCGATCGCCCGAAGATGGGTTTTGCCGTTCCCATAGATACCTGGCTCAGGGTGGAGCTGAGGGAGTGGGGGGAGTCCCTCCTCTCGGAGAAGAGATTGATGGCGGAGGGCTTTTTCAGTCCTGCCCCGATAAGAAAGAGGTGGGAGGAGCACCTTTCCGGCAGGTGGAACTGGCAGCATCATTTGTGGGACATCCTGATGTTTCAGGCCTGGCTGGAGGTGCAGTGATGCCACCGTGGGGGGACAGGAAAGTCGGACAGGTAGGCGGCTCGTGAAGAGGATTGAGGAGGAGAAGCTGGGGGAAATAAATATAAATATAAGGCTCGTCTACGTAACCACCGTGCCGGATACGATCCGGGCCTTCTTGATGGGAGGCCACATCGATTTCATGAAGTCGGCCGGGTTTGAGGTTATCTGCGTCTCGTCGCCGGGTAAAGCCCTCGATGAGGCCGGCCGTTATAACGAGGTCGGGGTTCATGGGATTAAAATGACGAGAGGGATTACACCGGTCTCCGATTTGAGGGGCCTTGTATCATTATACTTTCTTTTTCGGCGTATTAAGCCGGAGGTCGTAAACCTGAGCACCCCTAAGGCCTCCCTTTTGGGCTCTGTTGCGGCGTGGGCGGCCCGGGTGCCGGTGAGGATATATATGAACCGCGGCACCGTCTTCGTGAATGACAGGGGCGTTAAAAGGCTCGTCCTGAAGTGGGTTGAGCGGCTGACGTCGAGACTCTGCCACCAGACGATATTCGTATCGAACTCACAGATGGAGTTTGCGAGGAGGGAAAAGACGGTCTCGAAGAAAAAGGGGATCGTCCTCCGCTCCGGCGCTTGCGAGCTGAACGCGGCCCGGTTCGATCCCGAGAGGGGGGATATAAAGGAAAAGGCCGCTGTCCTTCGCGAGGGGCTGGGCCTGCCGGGTCGGGAAAAAGGGGCGTTGACCGTCGGCTACGTGGGGAGGCTGGAGCGGGACAAGGGGATAATCGAGCTTTCGGCGGCCTGGGGTGTCCTGCGGGAGAAGTATCCGAATATTTACCTGCTCCTCGTGGGTCCGTGGGATACGGAGAGGGTCGACAATGCTGTCCTTGAGATAAAGGGGAGATTCGAGAGGGACGGGAGGGTCGTGCCTGTCGGTTACGTCGAGGATGTCGCCCCCTACTATTTGTTGATGGACGTGCTTATCTTCCCCTCCCACAGGGAGGGATTCCCCTACGCCCCAATGGAAGCGGCCGCCATGAGGCTCCCCGTTGTGGCGACAGATGCTATTGGATGTGTGGACGCCGTCGTTAGTGGCGAGACCGGATTCTTGGTGCCGAGGGGTGATGTCGGCTCCCTCTGTGACGCCGTGGCCAGGCTCTTGGACGACCCGAGCTTAAGGCGAAGGCTCGGCGGGGCGGGCCGCGAGCGCTGCGTCAGGGATTTTTCCCCGGAGCCGATCCGGGAGGCGCTGGCCGATGAATACAAGAGGCTCTTGAAGGAGAGGTCTTTGTAGTCCGGGAGGTCAAATCCGCCTGATGGGACAATAGAGAGGGGTTTTAAGCGTCATGAATCTTTACGGAGCCGTAAAGCGTGTTGTTGATGTAATGTTTTCGATTCTCGGGATTGTCCTCCTCTCCCCCGTACTCCTTCTGGTCTCGGCGTTGATATTTGTCTTCATGGGGAGGCCGATCCTTTTCAGGCAGGTCAGGCCGGGGAAGGGGGGGGCGCCCTTTACCATCTACAAGTTTCGGACAATGACCGAAGCCTTTGACCGACACGGGAATCCCCTCCCCGACGAAGAGCGGTTGACGCCTGTCGGCAGTGCTTTAAGGAAGACGAGCATAGACGAGCTGCCGGAGCTGATAAATGTACTGAAGGGGGACATGAGCCTCGTGGGCCCGAGGCCGCTCTTGATGGAGTATCTCCCCCTCTACAATAAAGAGCAGGCGAGGCGCCACGACGTGAGGCCGGGGATCACCGGGCTCGCCCAGATCATGGGGAGAAACGCCATCGACTGGGATGAAAAGTTTAAATACGATACCTATTACGTAGAGAATATCGGTTTTTCCCTCGATCTGAAAATTCTCTTCATGACGCTCTTTTCTGTCTTCACGGGCAGCGGGGTAAACCGGAGCGACGGGACTCCGATGCCGAAGTTTAGCGGCAATAGGCCAACAAAAAAGAATGAGGCGAATATATGAAGGCTCCAAGAAACCTCTGGGTGTTCGGTGCCGGGGGGCACGGGATGGTGGTGGCCGAGACGGCTATGGAAAGCGGTCTTAAGGTGAGCGGTTTTTTGGACGACGACGAGGGAAAGTGGGGATCGACCGTCTTGGGATTGCCGGTCTCGGGGGGGAGGTCGGTCGTAAGGCAGGGAGACCGCGTTATCCTCGGAATCGGCGACAACAATCGCAGGCGGGAGGCGGGGGAATGGCTGGATAAGACGGGTGTATCCCTCCTTACCGTCCGCTCGCGCTGGGCGATGGTCTCTATCTCGGCAGTTGTGGGGGACGGGGTTGTCATGATCGGCCCCGTGGTGGTGAACGCCGCCGCAAGGATAGGTAAGGGTGTCATATTGAACACCGCCTCCACGGTCGACCACGAGTGCGTCATCTCGGACTACGTCCACATCGCCCCCGGCGTGAATCTCGCCGGAAACGTCACGGTGGGCCAAAACAGTTTTATAGGGATAGGGGCTAAAGTCATACCCGGGATAAAGATCGGTAAAGATTGCGCAATCGGGGCGGGATGTGTTATAGTTAGGGACGTCAAGGATGGAAGCAGGGTCGTGTGATTATCGTGGGGCGGGGAAGCGGGGGGTAATTGGTATTGCACGGGAAGTTTTTTATTTTAATAAATCCGCTTCAGTAGGGTTTTTTAGGGGAATTTTGGACAATTGATGAAAAAGGATAAGAGGATATTTCTTTCGCCGCCGCACATGTCAGGAAGGGAGCTCGATTTCATAAGGGAGGCCTTCGAGGGGAACTGGATCGCCCCGTCCGGCCCGGACCTCGAAGCCTTCGAGATGGAGTTCCTCGAATACCTCGGCGCCTCATTCGGCGTGGCTCTCTCCTCCGGCACGGCGGCCATTCATCTGGCCCTGTTGTCTCTGGGGGTGGGCCCGGGGGACGAGGTCCTCTGCCCGACCTTTACGTTTTCGGCCACCGTAAATCCGATCGCCTACGCCGGGGCGTCCCCGGTGTTTGTCGACTGCGATGAGAGAAGCTGGAATATCGACCCGTATCTTTTGAGAGGCGAGCTCGATCGCCTGGCCGGTCTGGGCAGGCTACCCAGGGCGGTGATATTTGCCGATATATACGGCCAGAGCGCGGACGTCGATCCGATTATGGAATCGTGCGGCCGCTACGATGTGCCGGTAATAGAGGACGCCTGCGAGGCCCTGGGGGCGACGTACAAGGGTAAAAAGTGCGGGAGCTTCGGGCTGTGTGCGGCTTTTTCCTTCAACGGCAACAAGATAATCACCACCTCCGGAGGGGGGATGCTCGTCTCGGAAGAGGAGGAGATGATCAAAAAGGCGAGGTACCTTTCCACCCAGGCCAAGGACGACACCCCACACTACCAGCACTCGAATATCGGTTACAATTACAGGCTCTCCAACATCCTCGCCGCCATCGGCAGGGCGCAGATTTCCGTGATCGAGGAGAGGATTGCCCAGACGAGAGGGGTGAACCGCCTCTATCGGGAGCTCCTGGGCGATCTTCCGGGGGTGGATTTCATGCCGGAGGCGGATTACGGAAAGGGCACCAATTGGCTCACGTGTATAACGATAGACCCGGAGAAGTTCGGCGCGGACAGGGAAAGGGTCAGGCTTCGCCTCGAGGAGGAGAATATCGAGTCGAGGCCCCTCTGGATGCCGATGCACATGCAGCCGATTTTTTCGGGCCGTCGCAAGGTCGGAGGGGAGATCTCGGAGAGACTCTTCAGAAACGGCCTTTCGCTTCCGAGCGGGTCGGACATGACCCATGAGGACGTAAGGCGCGTGTCCGAGGTTATCGCATCGACCAAGGGGAATTAATATAGTGGCTGAAATCGTGAAGAAGGTTCATACCAGAACGAAGAACGTGTATATAATCCTGACCGGGGACATTTTCCTTCTGGTTCTTGCCAACATTTTTGCCTATCTCATCCGCTTCGAGGGTATTATTTCTGGGTGGGCCGTCAATGCCTTTGTCATGACCATATTTCCGATAATCATACTAAAGCTCATCTCGTTCTACTATTTCAACCTCTACCGGGGGATGTGGCGGTACACGGGGATCGTTGACCTCGGGAATATCTTCTTTGCGTGCTCGGTAAGCTCGGGGCTGATTATCCTTGCCATCCTCTTTTTCTTCAGGTTCGAGGGCTTTTCCCGGGGGGTCTTCATCATCGACTACCTCTTGACCTTTATATTCATCGGCGCGTTCAGGCTCGCCATAAGGGTCTTTTTGAACAGGGGGTTCGATTTCAGGGGGCTTATCTTCAGGGACTATTCCGATATGAAAAAAATCATCATCATCGGAGCCGGTGACGCCGGGGAGAAGCTCGCCAGAGAGATAACGGGCAACAAGAAGCTGAAGTACAGGCTGATCGGCTTTATCGACGACGACCCCCGAAAAAAGGGCCTTCAGATTCACGGCATTCCCATCCTCGGAACCACCGAGAACATCAAGAAGACGGCCTTCGAGTCGAGCGTGGACGAGGCGGTGATAGCGATCCCCTCCGCCACCGGGGCGGACATCAAGAGGATCCTCTCGCTGTGTGAGGATGCAAATATTAAGACGAGGACGATCCCCGGCCTTGGGGAGCTTTTCGGGGATACGATCAGCGTAAAGAA contains:
- a CDS encoding GNAT family N-acetyltransferase, encoding MKRDGTDKNIGDIEKMKKKYPEKFVSEEDIFGHIHRGDRIFISTACGEPQYLVSALIKYVEAHPKAVIDAEVYHVWTLGVAPYAGEKFKYNFRHNSFFIGHNTREAVNEGVADYTPIFLSEVPELLNKRMIQVDVAMIQTSPPDTHGYMSLGVSLDIVKAAAKSASVVISQVNSHMPRVHGDGFIHIEEVDFIVMKDEPLMEYEDEVPGEIAKKVGKYVARIINDGDTIQVGYGSLPNAIIENLENKKHLGVHTELLSDGIANLMKKGVIDNSMKNINRGKTTATFCMGKKETYDFIHDNPGIEFRAVDYTNNPLIISENRNMTAINSALKIDLTGQATAESIGHTFYSGIGGQADFMRGAVLAPGGKTILSLQSTAEGGKVSRIIPYLKEGEGVTLNRGDIHYVVTEYGIAYLHGKNIRERAMSLIIIAHPDFRSWLIDEAKRLNLIYRDQAFIPGKAGEYPEHLETYKTTKKGLTILLRPAKISDEPLMKEFFYDLSDNSRYKRFFSNKPRMPHEQLQMFAVVDYSRDMTIIAVIEQEEKEVIVGVAQYKIFGDGMKADMAMMVKDEYQNKGIGSVLLSYMSLLAKRQGLLGFTGNVLVENKLMLHMLERSGFDVEQRSEDGIHEVVLNFREDT
- the tsaA gene encoding tRNA (N6-threonylcarbamoyladenosine(37)-N6)-methyltransferase TrmO, whose product is MEIVYRPIGRISTSLKDKGDAPIQGVFAPESMGRVELFPEYAGGLKDVEGFSHLILIYHFHRSRGWTPLKKPFLDDVERGIFSIRHYDRPNPIGISVVRLLSVDKNVLEVCEVDILDGTPLLDIKPYVPRFDVREDAVDGWLGKADKEKI
- a CDS encoding multidrug efflux SMR transporter; amino-acid sequence: MSWVYLFIAIITEVAGTIFLKLSDGLSKVIPTVSMGILYALSFIFLALCIRKIEVSIAYAIWSGLGTAVISVFGYLLFDESLGALKVVSIMLIIVGVVGLNLLGQGH
- a CDS encoding glycosyltransferase is translated as MMLFKLLSASRDDGFRPVVISLMGEDDLGGEIETMGVPIFTMGMRRGRPTPASFCRLVKTMRRIKPDLIQGWMYHGNFAASLAARFLKGRVPVLWNIRQSVYGFEAEKRLTAFLIRFGARLAGSTAGIVYNSIVGAEHHESLGYPVKKRIYIPNGFDCERFSPSSSARGRLIKELGLNGDEVLIGFVSRYHPMKDHGNFLKAASILGKKTEKTHFVLVGRDMTMENGGLAAMVKNTGIPERIHLLGFRREIPEITAGLDIATTSSFTEASPNVIGEAMASGVPCVVTDVGDSRDLVGDTGRVVPPKDPEALAGGWLDLIKMGVKGRKRLGAAARERIVERFSIAAVAEQYRLMYTEVLAGRQGR
- the asnB gene encoding asparagine synthase (glutamine-hydrolyzing), producing the protein MCGIAGMLKKGLTTDEAESILERMGNTMIHRGPDDSGVWADVKAGIGFSYRRLAIIDLSMEGHQPMISKNGRHLISYNGEIYNFNEIRKDLEEEGLVSGWRGHSDTEVMLEAISAWGIEAAVSRFVGMFAFALWDRSERALHLVRDRLGIKPLYYGRMGKAFLFGSEMSALKVHPDFRGEIDRDVLSLYLKRNSVPSPYSIYKGVKKLPPGAILTIKDSWEVDREEPTPRHYWNPKEIAEEGYRNQFAGDEKEAVDALEEILGIAVKLRMIADVPLGVFLSGGVDSSTVTALMQKNSTRPIKTFTIGFHEAAYNEAVDAKAVAEHLGTEHTELYLDPKDALDVIPRLPMLYDEPFSDSSQIPTFLVSKMAREHVTVCLSGDGGDELFGGYNRHFWAPRLWRRLGWMPAGVRRGLAGLLERPSPVAWDSLSSRLDFIIPKGLKQRNLGDKVQKLTTVMGAEDKYDIYRRLVTHWDESTSVVPNSKELPSITSDKKLWADIDDFSLMMMYLDMVSYLPDDILTKVDRASMGVSLEARVPIIDHRVVEFSSSLPLSMKIKGGRGKWLLRQLLYRYVPKEIIDRPKMGFAVPIDTWLRVELREWGESLLSEKRLMAEGFFSPAPIRKRWEEHLSGRWNWQHHLWDILMFQAWLEVQ
- a CDS encoding glycosyltransferase family 4 protein translates to MKRIEEEKLGEININIRLVYVTTVPDTIRAFLMGGHIDFMKSAGFEVICVSSPGKALDEAGRYNEVGVHGIKMTRGITPVSDLRGLVSLYFLFRRIKPEVVNLSTPKASLLGSVAAWAARVPVRIYMNRGTVFVNDRGVKRLVLKWVERLTSRLCHQTIFVSNSQMEFARREKTVSKKKGIVLRSGACELNAARFDPERGDIKEKAAVLREGLGLPGREKGALTVGYVGRLERDKGIIELSAAWGVLREKYPNIYLLLVGPWDTERVDNAVLEIKGRFERDGRVVPVGYVEDVAPYYLLMDVLIFPSHREGFPYAPMEAAAMRLPVVATDAIGCVDAVVSGETGFLVPRGDVGSLCDAVARLLDDPSLRRRLGGAGRERCVRDFSPEPIREALADEYKRLLKERSL
- a CDS encoding sugar transferase, which translates into the protein MNLYGAVKRVVDVMFSILGIVLLSPVLLLVSALIFVFMGRPILFRQVRPGKGGAPFTIYKFRTMTEAFDRHGNPLPDEERLTPVGSALRKTSIDELPELINVLKGDMSLVGPRPLLMEYLPLYNKEQARRHDVRPGITGLAQIMGRNAIDWDEKFKYDTYYVENIGFSLDLKILFMTLFSVFTGSGVNRSDGTPMPKFSGNRPTKKNEANI
- a CDS encoding acetyltransferase, with protein sequence MKAPRNLWVFGAGGHGMVVAETAMESGLKVSGFLDDDEGKWGSTVLGLPVSGGRSVVRQGDRVILGIGDNNRRREAGEWLDKTGVSLLTVRSRWAMVSISAVVGDGVVMIGPVVVNAAARIGKGVILNTASTVDHECVISDYVHIAPGVNLAGNVTVGQNSFIGIGAKVIPGIKIGKDCAIGAGCVIVRDVKDGSRVV
- a CDS encoding aminotransferase class I/II-fold pyridoxal phosphate-dependent enzyme, whose protein sequence is MKKDKRIFLSPPHMSGRELDFIREAFEGNWIAPSGPDLEAFEMEFLEYLGASFGVALSSGTAAIHLALLSLGVGPGDEVLCPTFTFSATVNPIAYAGASPVFVDCDERSWNIDPYLLRGELDRLAGLGRLPRAVIFADIYGQSADVDPIMESCGRYDVPVIEDACEALGATYKGKKCGSFGLCAAFSFNGNKIITTSGGGMLVSEEEEMIKKARYLSTQAKDDTPHYQHSNIGYNYRLSNILAAIGRAQISVIEERIAQTRGVNRLYRELLGDLPGVDFMPEADYGKGTNWLTCITIDPEKFGADRERVRLRLEEENIESRPLWMPMHMQPIFSGRRKVGGEISERLFRNGLSLPSGSDMTHEDVRRVSEVIASTKGN